From Caldilineales bacterium, one genomic window encodes:
- a CDS encoding type II toxin-antitoxin system RelE/ParE family toxin, whose protein sequence is MLDTVTIEVLEYQTEDGHSPFRDWLDHLRDREARIRVRARINRVRVGNFGDSHSVGGGINELRIDYGPGYRVYFGRQGNAVVLLLCGGDKRTQSQDVALAQAHWSEYQRRKS, encoded by the coding sequence ATGCTTGACACCGTCACCATCGAAGTCCTCGAGTACCAGACCGAGGATGGGCATAGCCCCTTTAGGGATTGGCTTGACCATCTGCGCGATCGAGAAGCGCGCATTCGAGTGCGAGCTCGTATCAACCGCGTGCGCGTTGGTAACTTCGGCGATAGCCATTCAGTTGGCGGCGGTATCAACGAACTTCGCATCGACTACGGCCCTGGCTATCGCGTCTATTTCGGGCGGCAAGGCAATGCGGTCGTCCTCTTGTTGTGCGGCGGCGATAAACGGACCCAGTCTCAAGATGTCGCGCTGGCGCAGGCACATTGGTCGGAATACCAACGGAGGAAATCATGA
- a CDS encoding putative addiction module antidote protein, with product MSYPPTRPYIDGLLEDLQDPEEAAAYLNAAIEDGDQQVFMLALRDIIQARGMTKVARETRLNRESLYKMLSATGNPQLASLNSLLRSVGLRIAVEVENLTTYEPNPMTLSLAEPEPGLSE from the coding sequence ATGAGCTACCCCCCTACACGACCCTACATCGATGGCTTACTCGAAGATCTGCAAGACCCTGAGGAGGCGGCAGCCTATCTGAACGCAGCCATCGAGGATGGCGACCAACAAGTCTTCATGTTAGCTCTACGCGATATCATCCAGGCGCGCGGCATGACCAAAGTCGCCCGCGAAACCCGCCTCAACCGTGAGAGCCTTTACAAAATGCTATCGGCGACGGGCAATCCGCAACTGGCAAGCCTGAACTCCTTGCTCCGTAGCGTCGGTTTACGCATCGCCGTCGAGGTCGAGAACCTGACGACCTACGAACCAAACCCCATGACCTTGTCCCTTGCCGAGCCGGAACCAGGCTTGAGCGAATAG
- a CDS encoding CoA-binding protein, with protein sequence MSNLNTLAQDFLAQKRIAVVGVSRSKQDAANLIYKTLRSKGYQVFAVNPNADAVEGDPCYPTLQAIPGGVDGVVISTKPELVEGIVRDAKQGGAPRVWMHDNTFMPGSHSDAAAQYCRENGITVIAAGCPLMFFDFGHKCMKWMMGVMGRLPN encoded by the coding sequence ATGTCAAATCTCAATACCCTGGCCCAGGATTTCCTGGCCCAAAAACGCATTGCTGTGGTGGGCGTCTCGCGCAGTAAGCAGGATGCCGCCAACTTGATCTATAAGACGCTGCGCAGCAAAGGCTACCAGGTCTTCGCCGTCAACCCCAACGCCGACGCCGTCGAAGGGGACCCCTGTTACCCCACCCTGCAAGCCATCCCCGGCGGCGTCGATGGCGTCGTCATCAGCACCAAGCCGGAGCTGGTCGAAGGGATCGTGCGCGACGCCAAACAGGGGGGTGCGCCCCGCGTGTGGATGCACGACAATACCTTCATGCCCGGCAGCCACTCGGATGCAGCGGCGCAGTATTGCCGTGAGAACGGCATCACCGTCATCGCCGCCGGCTGCCCGCTGATGTTCTTCGACTTCGGCCACAAGTGCATGAAGTGGATGATGGGGGTGATGGGCCGGCTGCCGAATTGA
- the cooS gene encoding anaerobic carbon-monoxide dehydrogenase catalytic subunit codes for MAKKDYRPEDYSADPAAQMMLIRAEELGIGTAFTRASDMAPCNIGGAGMCCKLCGMGPCRLTKDGQTGVCGATIDTIQARNLIRAIAAGSAAHSDHGRDMAFTLKAVANDQTEGYVIRDVAKLRTVAQYYGIAIEGRHPKEIANDLADLYIAQFGQQRGQVVLTKRAPEKRQKVWAENGVVPRGIDREVVEALHRTHIGDDQDPEHILSHAVRTALADGWGGSLIATDISDILFGTPAPVLGQANLGVLKEDMVNVVVHGHEPTLSQMIVAASQDPEIIAYAKAAGATGVNLAGICCTANEILSRQGIPAAGNFLHQELSILTGAVEAMVVDVQCVMQALVQLAENFHTKVITTSPKVRIKGATHIEFDEKHALTVAKNILKTAIDNFKNRGKVHIPQVKESLVPGFSHEYINYMLGGSYRGSFRPLNDAIMSGRIRGVAAIVGCNNPRSKQDWLHTYVTQKLLMEDVLVVETGCGAIASAKLGLMLGEAGLDKVGPGLREVCETVGIPPVLHMGSCVDNTRILTVLTQIVEEGGLGDDIDMVPAVGLAPEWMSEKALAIGTYCVASGAYVIFGGSSPVGGMPDRVEDSDLVLNYIGEGWEHLYGGKMEFVKDADEMIRRTLEHIDKKRAALGLPIYEPNRFGRSGDARMMALETLPLSEKRSAMYGFSPN; via the coding sequence ATGGCGAAAAAAGACTATCGACCGGAAGACTATAGCGCCGATCCGGCGGCGCAGATGATGCTGATCCGGGCCGAGGAGTTGGGCATCGGCACCGCTTTCACTCGGGCCAGCGATATGGCGCCCTGCAACATCGGCGGCGCCGGCATGTGCTGCAAACTTTGCGGCATGGGGCCGTGCCGCCTGACCAAAGACGGCCAGACCGGAGTCTGTGGGGCCACCATCGACACCATCCAGGCCCGCAACCTGATCCGGGCCATCGCCGCCGGCTCCGCCGCCCACTCTGATCATGGTCGCGACATGGCCTTCACGCTCAAGGCCGTGGCCAACGACCAGACCGAGGGCTATGTGATCCGCGATGTGGCCAAGTTGCGGACGGTGGCGCAGTATTACGGCATCGCCATCGAGGGGCGGCATCCCAAAGAGATCGCCAACGACCTGGCGGATTTGTACATCGCCCAATTCGGGCAGCAAAGGGGCCAGGTGGTTCTGACCAAACGGGCGCCGGAGAAACGGCAAAAAGTGTGGGCCGAGAATGGCGTCGTCCCGCGGGGCATCGACCGCGAGGTGGTGGAGGCCCTGCACCGCACCCACATCGGCGATGACCAGGACCCCGAACACATTCTCAGCCACGCCGTGCGCACGGCCCTGGCCGACGGTTGGGGCGGCAGCCTCATCGCCACTGACATCTCCGACATCCTCTTCGGCACCCCGGCCCCGGTGCTGGGCCAGGCCAATCTGGGTGTGCTGAAAGAGGACATGGTCAATGTTGTCGTCCACGGCCACGAACCCACCCTCAGCCAGATGATCGTGGCGGCGTCGCAGGACCCGGAGATCATCGCCTACGCCAAAGCCGCCGGGGCGACGGGCGTCAACCTGGCTGGCATCTGCTGCACGGCCAACGAAATCCTCAGCCGCCAGGGCATCCCCGCCGCCGGCAACTTCCTGCACCAGGAATTGTCGATCCTCACCGGCGCCGTCGAGGCGATGGTGGTGGATGTGCAGTGCGTGATGCAGGCGCTGGTGCAATTGGCCGAGAATTTCCACACCAAAGTGATCACGACCTCGCCGAAGGTGCGGATCAAGGGCGCTACGCACATCGAATTCGATGAAAAACACGCCTTGACGGTGGCAAAAAATATCCTCAAGACGGCTATCGATAATTTCAAGAACCGGGGCAAGGTACACATTCCCCAAGTGAAGGAAAGCCTGGTGCCCGGTTTCTCGCACGAATACATCAATTACATGCTCGGCGGCAGCTATCGTGGCTCGTTCCGCCCGCTCAACGATGCCATCATGTCGGGCCGCATCCGCGGGGTGGCGGCCATCGTCGGCTGCAACAACCCGCGCAGCAAGCAGGACTGGCTGCACACCTACGTGACGCAGAAGTTGCTGATGGAGGATGTGCTGGTGGTCGAGACCGGCTGCGGCGCCATCGCCAGCGCCAAGCTGGGGCTGATGTTGGGCGAGGCCGGGCTGGACAAGGTGGGGCCAGGGCTGCGCGAGGTTTGCGAGACGGTGGGCATCCCGCCGGTGCTGCACATGGGCTCGTGCGTGGACAACACCCGCATCCTGACCGTGCTGACGCAGATCGTGGAGGAAGGCGGCCTGGGCGATGACATCGACATGGTCCCCGCCGTTGGCCTGGCCCCGGAATGGATGAGCGAGAAGGCCCTGGCCATCGGCACCTACTGCGTGGCCTCCGGCGCCTATGTCATCTTCGGCGGCTCGTCGCCGGTGGGCGGCATGCCCGATCGGGTCGAGGACAGCGACCTCGTCCTCAACTACATCGGCGAAGGCTGGGAGCACCTCTACGGCGGCAAGATGGAGTTCGTCAAGGATGCGGACGAGATGATCCGCCGCACCCTCGAGCACATCGACAAGAAGCGCGCCGCCCTGGGCCTGCCTATCTACGAACCCAACCGTTTCGGTCGCTCTGGCGATGCCCGCATGATGGCGCTGGAAACCCTGCCGTTGAGCGAAAAACGAAGCGCTATGTACGGTTTTTCACCGAATTGA
- a CDS encoding heavy-metal-associated domain-containing protein — protein MTTMTVSLPAMYGDHHVAEVRRLLLALPGVQDVYASSAFQAAEVTYDPTQIQPAAIEQRLGEAGYLGELALPVESGKPVTESNGSAKYFRHTAVYAQAGRTVGFGQVVANEGRPLWPCPGLGPVARMDE, from the coding sequence ATGACGACAATGACTGTCTCCCTGCCAGCGATGTACGGCGACCACCATGTGGCCGAAGTGCGCCGTCTGTTGCTGGCCCTGCCCGGCGTGCAGGATGTCTACGCCAGCAGTGCCTTCCAGGCGGCCGAGGTGACCTACGACCCGACCCAGATTCAGCCCGCCGCCATCGAGCAGAGGCTGGGCGAGGCCGGGTACCTGGGCGAGTTGGCGCTGCCGGTCGAATCGGGCAAGCCTGTGACCGAATCGAACGGCTCGGCCAAGTATTTCCGCCACACCGCCGTCTATGCCCAGGCCGGCCGCACCGTCGGCTTCGGCCAGGTCGTCGCCAACGAAGGCCGCCCCCTGTGGCCGTGCCCCGGACTGGGGCCGGTGGCAAGGATGGATGAGTAG
- a CDS encoding acetyl-CoA decarbonylase/synthase complex subunit gamma, protein MALSGIQIYKLLPQTNCKDCGFPTCLAFAMKLAAKQVELAACPHVKEDAKAQLSESAAPPVRLISLRANGNQVKAGNEVVLFRHEKTFYNRPGLFVRVGDDLSAGEIAAKVAAADAYRVNYVGIDLTIDGFAVESVAGDPASFAAAVKAVRGASQRPLTLLGKAAALAAGLAALGGETPLIGMAAADNWAEMADLAAQNKVPLIVSAADLDGLADLTEKIKGKGVEDMVLDPGARDFGASLALNTQIRRLALKKNFRPLGFPIIAFPSVAPDAAAESMLAAQAIAKYAGFVVIDHFAPEHVYPLLVLRQNIYTDPQKPIQVQPGVYEINNPKPEDPVLVTTNFSITYFSVANEVEGSGLPAWLVVADAEGMSVLTAWAAGKFDAERIAKDVKRFGLADKVARKRIVLPGHVAVLSGELEAELPGWEIHVGPREAVDLPRFMKEVL, encoded by the coding sequence ATGGCTTTATCCGGCATTCAAATCTATAAACTGCTGCCGCAGACAAACTGCAAAGACTGCGGTTTTCCCACCTGTTTGGCTTTTGCCATGAAATTGGCGGCGAAGCAGGTCGAATTGGCGGCCTGTCCGCATGTCAAGGAAGACGCCAAAGCTCAGCTTTCCGAGTCGGCGGCCCCGCCCGTGCGTCTGATCTCGCTGCGCGCCAACGGCAACCAGGTGAAAGCCGGCAACGAGGTCGTCCTCTTCCGCCACGAGAAGACGTTCTACAACCGGCCGGGCCTGTTCGTGCGCGTGGGCGACGACCTGAGCGCGGGAGAGATCGCGGCCAAAGTCGCGGCAGCCGACGCCTACCGCGTGAACTATGTCGGCATCGACCTGACCATCGATGGCTTCGCCGTCGAGTCGGTTGCCGGCGACCCGGCGAGCTTCGCCGCGGCGGTGAAGGCCGTGCGCGGGGCCAGCCAGCGCCCGCTCACCCTGCTGGGCAAGGCGGCGGCATTGGCGGCCGGGCTGGCCGCGCTGGGCGGGGAAACGCCGCTGATCGGCATGGCCGCTGCCGACAACTGGGCCGAGATGGCCGATCTGGCGGCGCAGAACAAAGTCCCGCTGATCGTCAGCGCCGCCGACCTGGACGGGCTGGCCGATTTGACCGAGAAGATCAAGGGCAAGGGCGTCGAAGATATGGTGCTCGACCCCGGCGCGCGGGATTTCGGCGCTTCGCTGGCGCTCAACACGCAAATCCGCCGGCTGGCGCTGAAGAAGAACTTCCGGCCGTTGGGCTTCCCCATCATTGCTTTTCCCTCGGTGGCGCCAGACGCTGCTGCTGAGTCTATGCTGGCGGCGCAGGCTATCGCCAAGTACGCCGGCTTCGTCGTCATCGACCACTTTGCGCCCGAACACGTCTATCCGCTGCTTGTGCTGCGGCAGAACATCTACACCGACCCGCAAAAGCCCATCCAGGTGCAGCCGGGCGTGTACGAGATCAACAATCCCAAACCCGAAGACCCGGTGCTGGTCACGACCAACTTCAGTATCACCTATTTCAGCGTGGCCAACGAGGTCGAAGGGTCGGGGCTGCCGGCCTGGCTGGTGGTAGCCGACGCCGAGGGCATGAGCGTGCTGACGGCCTGGGCCGCGGGCAAGTTCGACGCTGAGCGCATCGCCAAGGATGTGAAGCGTTTCGGCCTGGCCGACAAGGTCGCCCGCAAGCGCATCGTCCTCCCCGGTCATGTGGCTGTGCTCTCTGGCGAGCTGGAGGCCGAGCTGCCCGGCTGGGAAATCCACGTCGGCCCGCGCGAGGCGGTCGATCTGCCCCGGTTCATGAAGGAAGTTCTCTGA
- a CDS encoding four helix bundle protein codes for MDKSDLEKRTKQFALRTIKFVASLPRNTVTSVMGYQLLKAGTSFGANDREANRAESRDDFIHKIGIVASK; via the coding sequence ATGGACAAGAGCGATCTGGAAAAGCGGACGAAGCAGTTTGCTTTGCGGACGATCAAGTTTGTGGCTTCTTTGCCCAGAAACACAGTTACGAGTGTGATGGGCTATCAACTTCTGAAGGCAGGAACATCGTTCGGCGCCAATGATCGAGAGGCCAATCGCGCCGAATCGCGCGACGACTTTATTCACAAAATTGGCATCGTCGCCAGCAAGTAA
- a CDS encoding ASKHA domain-containing protein, producing MSQHTVLFDSTHAARVATGALLTEAARLAGVEINQPCGGQGRCGRCAVQVASGSVRRRSSLRLSAEDIAQGYALACQTVVEGDATVLVPPQEKVERRLTVDRVAAEVQVPAGYHFRTHQTIHRLSLSLTPPSLDDQADDWSRLRTALRRQSDRSDVAISLPLLRRIGGVLRQGDWQVTAILDIPDWDCSPNCPARLIDLRPGHVAETTPLWGLAIDIGTTTVTVWLVDLVSGQVRAQAAEYNGQIARGEDVISRIIYASKNGGAEELRARVLETINGLIERACQRAGADANDIVKAVVAGNSTMIHLFLGLPAASIRLAPFVTAVNDVPPLTAAETGLAVNPEAAVDCLPGVASYVGADITAGVLSSGAGESEQLTLFLDVGTNGEMVLGSNEWLVACACSAGPAFEGAGVVDGMRATRGAIEEVWINGASFEPSYRVIGNEKARGLCGSGLISLLAEMFLTGVVDKAGNVKLDLPTPRTREGEHGPEYVVAWAAETAHGRDIAINRVDIDNLIRAKAAIYAGFTVLAERLGAPLSAVERVLIGGSFGKYINVEKAVQIGLLPDLPWDRFHFLGNTAVLGAYRALLDPAARKRIQDIAARMTYIELSADNSFYEAFMSALFLPHTNANLFPSVTAGISDFGLRIAK from the coding sequence ATGAGCCAACATACCGTCCTTTTCGACTCTACCCACGCCGCTCGCGTCGCCACCGGCGCCCTGCTGACCGAGGCGGCGCGGCTGGCGGGGGTCGAGATCAACCAGCCGTGCGGCGGGCAGGGGCGCTGCGGGCGCTGCGCCGTGCAGGTGGCGTCTGGGAGCGTGCGGCGGCGGAGTTCGTTGCGGCTTTCGGCCGAGGACATCGCCCAGGGCTACGCCCTCGCCTGCCAGACGGTGGTCGAAGGCGACGCCACGGTGCTCGTCCCGCCGCAGGAGAAGGTCGAGCGCCGGCTGACGGTCGACCGCGTGGCCGCCGAGGTGCAGGTCCCGGCTGGCTACCACTTCCGCACCCATCAGACCATCCACCGCCTGTCGTTGAGCTTGACCCCGCCCAGCCTGGACGACCAGGCCGATGACTGGAGCCGCCTGCGCACGGCCCTGCGCCGCCAGAGCGACCGCAGCGACGTTGCCATCTCGCTGCCGCTGTTGCGGCGGATCGGCGGCGTGCTGCGCCAGGGCGATTGGCAGGTCACGGCCATCCTCGACATCCCCGACTGGGATTGCTCGCCCAATTGCCCGGCGCGCCTCATCGACCTGCGCCCCGGCCACGTGGCTGAAACGACGCCGCTGTGGGGGCTGGCCATCGACATCGGCACCACCACCGTCACCGTCTGGCTGGTGGATTTGGTGAGCGGCCAGGTGCGGGCGCAGGCGGCGGAATACAACGGCCAGATCGCCCGTGGGGAGGATGTGATCTCGCGCATCATCTATGCCAGCAAGAACGGCGGGGCCGAGGAGCTGCGGGCGAGGGTGCTGGAAACGATCAATGGGCTGATCGAGCGCGCCTGCCAGCGGGCGGGGGCGGATGCGAACGACATCGTCAAGGCGGTGGTGGCCGGGAACAGCACCATGATCCACCTCTTCCTGGGTCTGCCCGCGGCCAGCATCCGCCTGGCGCCCTTCGTCACCGCCGTGAACGACGTCCCGCCCCTGACCGCAGCCGAGACGGGGCTGGCGGTGAACCCCGAAGCGGCGGTGGATTGTCTGCCGGGCGTGGCCAGCTATGTGGGGGCCGACATCACGGCCGGGGTGCTGTCATCAGGCGCGGGCGAAAGCGAGCAGTTGACGCTGTTCCTGGATGTGGGCACCAACGGCGAGATGGTGCTCGGCTCGAACGAATGGCTGGTGGCCTGCGCCTGTTCGGCCGGGCCGGCCTTCGAGGGCGCGGGCGTGGTGGATGGGATGCGAGCGACGCGCGGGGCTATCGAGGAAGTGTGGATCAACGGCGCCAGCTTCGAGCCAAGCTATCGCGTCATCGGCAACGAAAAGGCGCGCGGTCTCTGCGGCTCTGGCCTCATCTCGCTTCTGGCCGAGATGTTCCTGACCGGCGTCGTGGACAAGGCCGGGAATGTGAAATTGGATCTGCCGACGCCGCGCACTCGCGAGGGCGAGCACGGGCCGGAGTATGTGGTGGCCTGGGCCGCCGAGACCGCACACGGGCGCGACATCGCCATCAATCGGGTGGACATCGACAACCTGATCCGGGCCAAAGCCGCCATCTACGCCGGATTCACGGTGCTGGCCGAGCGCCTGGGCGCGCCGTTGTCGGCGGTGGAGCGGGTGCTGATCGGCGGCTCGTTCGGCAAGTACATCAATGTCGAAAAGGCGGTGCAGATCGGCCTGCTGCCCGACCTGCCCTGGGATCGCTTCCATTTCCTGGGCAACACCGCCGTGCTGGGCGCCTACCGGGCCTTGCTCGACCCCGCCGCCCGCAAGCGCATCCAGGACATTGCCGCCCGCATGACCTATATCGAGTTGTCCGCCGACAACAGTTTCTACGAGGCGTTCATGTCGGCTCTCTTTTTACCGCACACGAATGCAAATCTCTTTCCGTCAGTAACTGCTGGGATTTCGGATTTCGGATTGCGGATTGCGAAATGA
- a CDS encoding formate transporter FocA produces the protein MTTEIRIDALLPAEMARRAEYVGVRKAETKTLEMIALAILAGAFIALGAVFATTIAAGTGGAWPYGVTRLLTGLVFCLGLILVVVGGAELFTGNNLIVMAWASRKVTTTALLRNWVIVYFGNFVGALGTAVLVFIARQYTFGGGAVGTTALSIANSKAHLGFSQAIVLGILCNALVCLAVWLTFSARSTIDKIAAILFPITAFVAAGFEHSIANMYFIPIGLLIKQFDPAFAAKAAETAKLDLSGLTWNAFFLNNLIPVTIGNIIGGVALVAAIYWAVFLRRRDA, from the coding sequence ATGACCACTGAAATCCGCATCGATGCCCTTCTTCCGGCCGAAATGGCGCGGCGCGCCGAGTACGTCGGCGTGCGCAAGGCCGAGACGAAAACGCTGGAAATGATCGCCCTGGCGATCCTGGCCGGCGCTTTCATCGCCCTGGGCGCCGTTTTCGCCACCACCATCGCCGCCGGCACCGGCGGAGCCTGGCCCTATGGCGTCACCCGCCTGCTCACCGGCCTGGTCTTCTGCCTCGGCCTCATTCTCGTCGTCGTCGGCGGGGCCGAGCTTTTCACCGGCAACAACCTCATCGTCATGGCCTGGGCCAGCCGCAAAGTGACCACCACCGCCCTGCTGCGCAACTGGGTCATCGTCTACTTTGGCAACTTCGTCGGCGCCCTGGGCACGGCCGTGCTCGTCTTCATCGCCCGGCAATACACCTTCGGCGGCGGCGCCGTGGGGACGACGGCCTTGAGCATCGCCAACAGCAAGGCTCACCTCGGCTTCAGCCAGGCCATCGTCCTCGGCATCCTCTGCAACGCCCTGGTCTGTCTGGCCGTGTGGCTCACCTTCAGCGCCCGCAGCACCATCGACAAGATCGCCGCCATCCTCTTCCCGATCACCGCTTTCGTCGCCGCCGGGTTCGAGCACAGCATCGCCAACATGTACTTCATCCCCATCGGACTGCTGATCAAGCAATTCGACCCGGCCTTCGCCGCCAAAGCCGCCGAGACGGCCAAGCTCGACCTGAGCGGCCTGACCTGGAACGCCTTTTTCCTCAACAACCTCATCCCCGTCACCATCGGCAACATCATCGGCGGCGTCGCGTTGGTCGCCGCCATCTACTGGGCGGTGTTCCTGCGCCGCCGCGATGCCTGA
- a CDS encoding type II toxin-antitoxin system HicB family antitoxin: MMTYKGYVGRVEYDDEAGIFHGEVVNLRDVITFQGTSVEELRGAFHDSVDDYLEFCAVRGEEPERPFSGKFVVRISPELHRDLYLRARMARKSLNSWVGEVLETSLKSAELGQA, from the coding sequence ATGATGACCTACAAAGGCTATGTTGGCAGAGTCGAATATGACGACGAAGCCGGTATTTTCCACGGCGAGGTGGTCAATCTGCGCGACGTGATCACCTTTCAGGGCACGTCGGTCGAGGAACTGCGCGGGGCGTTTCACGACTCGGTTGACGACTATCTTGAGTTCTGCGCTGTGCGCGGCGAGGAGCCGGAGAGACCTTTCTCCGGCAAATTCGTGGTGCGCATTTCCCCCGAGCTGCATCGAGACCTGTACCTGCGCGCCCGCATGGCCAGGAAGAGCCTGAACAGTTGGGTGGGCGAAGTGCTCGAAACATCGCTGAAATCCGCCGAGTTAGGCCAGGCATGA
- a CDS encoding acetyl-CoA decarbonylase/synthase complex subunit delta, translated as MPVEILKDAWPGSVQAITLGATAGEGGTRSHTVIVGGEKTLPFMHFEAPTPNRPLIAVEIKDRRPDDWSPVLLQAWGEAANDPGAWAKAAAETGADLIVLALSLNDANGKPTTPAAAVAAVKSVLAACDLPLAVFGPGQADADNNLLVAVAEATKGERLLLGICEDKNYRTIVATAMANGHLVSARTPMDVNLAKQLNILITDMGMPLDRVIMDPTTGAVGYGIEYGYSVMERLRLAALQGDRMTQLPMLVTPGFEAWKTKEAKVGAGVPSAWGDWTERGVAWETLTAVSLLESGADIVVLRHPESIRRVRIAIEGLMKA; from the coding sequence ATGCCCGTCGAAATCCTCAAAGACGCCTGGCCCGGCTCCGTCCAGGCTATCACCCTCGGCGCCACGGCCGGCGAGGGCGGCACGCGCAGCCACACCGTCATCGTCGGCGGCGAGAAGACGCTGCCCTTTATGCACTTCGAGGCGCCTACGCCGAACCGGCCGCTCATCGCCGTCGAGATCAAAGACCGCCGGCCGGATGACTGGTCGCCGGTGCTGCTGCAGGCCTGGGGCGAGGCGGCCAACGACCCCGGCGCCTGGGCCAAAGCCGCCGCCGAAACCGGGGCCGACCTCATCGTCCTTGCCCTCAGCCTGAACGACGCCAACGGCAAACCGACGACGCCGGCTGCGGCTGTGGCGGCGGTGAAGTCCGTACTTGCGGCTTGCGACTTGCCCCTTGCCGTCTTCGGGCCGGGCCAGGCCGACGCCGACAACAACTTGTTGGTGGCGGTGGCCGAAGCGACCAAGGGCGAGCGGCTGCTGCTGGGCATCTGCGAAGACAAGAACTATCGCACCATCGTGGCCACGGCCATGGCCAACGGCCATCTCGTCAGCGCCCGCACGCCCATGGATGTCAATCTTGCCAAGCAGCTCAACATCCTGATCACCGATATGGGCATGCCGCTCGACCGCGTGATCATGGACCCCACCACCGGCGCCGTCGGCTACGGCATCGAGTATGGCTACTCGGTGATGGAGCGGCTGCGGCTGGCCGCCTTGCAAGGCGACCGCATGACCCAATTGCCCATGCTCGTCACCCCTGGTTTCGAGGCCTGGAAGACGAAAGAGGCAAAGGTCGGCGCCGGTGTGCCCTCGGCCTGGGGCGACTGGACCGAGCGCGGGGTCGCCTGGGAAACCCTCACGGCCGTCTCGCTGCTCGAATCCGGCGCCGATATCGTCGTCCTCCGCCATCCCGAAAGCATAAGGCGGGTGCGGATCGCGATCGAGGGTTTGATGAAGGCGTGA
- a CDS encoding dihydropteroate synthase codes for MYIIGENIHIISDKVKEALKARDAKFFQDLAVRQVEHGAQALDLNLGPRKADWEEVFPWMVQTVEAVVDVPLSFDSTNLLGIEAGLKRVTKAQPLINSTSAEPERLERVPLVAKQYGARLIALTMGQSGIPVSADERVNIAIEKLIPRALDIDFPISDLIIDPLVLTVSGCQQYCPELIGAIQTLQVAWDPTPPISVGLSNVSNAVPKENRPLINRTYAAMLMGAGLKMMIADPFDHEQKNVIRIIETRDGSTPVGRCYLALHDRIAAMEEPSPHDFDLTDPDQLAIWKTVQILLNRVIYADGYLEQ; via the coding sequence ATGTACATCATCGGCGAAAACATCCACATCATTTCTGACAAAGTCAAAGAGGCGCTGAAGGCGCGCGATGCCAAATTCTTCCAGGATCTGGCCGTGCGCCAGGTCGAGCACGGCGCCCAGGCCCTCGACCTCAACCTGGGGCCGCGCAAGGCCGATTGGGAGGAGGTCTTCCCCTGGATGGTGCAAACGGTCGAGGCCGTGGTCGATGTCCCCCTCAGCTTCGACAGCACCAACCTGCTGGGCATCGAGGCCGGGCTGAAGCGCGTGACCAAAGCCCAACCGCTCATCAACTCGACCAGCGCCGAGCCGGAGCGGCTGGAGCGAGTGCCGCTGGTGGCGAAGCAGTACGGCGCCCGGCTCATCGCCCTGACCATGGGGCAATCGGGCATCCCGGTCAGCGCCGATGAGCGCGTCAACATCGCCATCGAGAAGCTCATCCCCCGCGCCTTGGATATCGACTTCCCCATCTCCGACCTGATCATCGACCCCCTGGTGCTGACTGTCTCCGGTTGCCAGCAATACTGCCCGGAGCTGATCGGCGCCATCCAGACCCTGCAAGTGGCCTGGGACCCGACCCCGCCCATCTCGGTGGGCCTTTCCAACGTTTCGAATGCCGTGCCGAAGGAAAACCGGCCGCTCATCAACCGCACCTACGCCGCCATGCTGATGGGCGCGGGCCTGAAGATGATGATCGCCGACCCCTTCGACCATGAGCAGAAGAACGTCATCCGCATCATCGAGACGCGCGACGGCAGCACCCCGGTCGGGCGCTGCTATCTCGCCTTACACGACCGCATCGCCGCCATGGAGGAGCCATCGCCCCACGACTTCGACCTCACCGACCCCGACCAACTGGCCATCTGGAAGACCGTCCAGATTCTGCTCAACAGAGTTATCTATGCTGATGGCTATTTGGAGCAGTAA